The following are encoded in a window of Dryobates pubescens isolate bDryPub1 chromosome 34, bDryPub1.pri, whole genome shotgun sequence genomic DNA:
- the POU2AF3 gene encoding POU class 2 homeobox associating factor 3, with amino-acid sequence KPAGFALRVSHLRKPSPHQFLSGKPKVYQGVRVKITVKELLQQRRARQAATSAAVSKTLLVSVLSLLSSSFSFSLISGPRRLSESKCSRLVSWGGSSGSNIQFSESVSPPHPAPFDAEPISSVPTYCPSWQFSSCLSCEESPSYLEQLLDSCLQTEAPLDPASNACQTASHYTSDAFQPVPLCFNQGLACCCTACGSQHVDGRAPQYFCPSTDCMDYLPPLADDFFRRDRTCDICYS; translated from the exons AAACCTGCAGGGTTTGCTCTGAGGGTTTCCCACCTTAGGAAACCTTCTCCCCACCAATTCCTTTCAGGAAAGCCCAAGGTGTATCAAGGTGTTAGAGTCAAGATCACagtgaaggagctgctgcagcagagaagagcaaggcAAGCAGCAACCAGTGCAGCAGTAAGTAAAACTCTCTTGGTGTCTGttttgtctcttctctcttcatccttttctttctccttgatCTCTGGGCCCAGGAGACTGTCAGAGTCCAAGTGTAGCAGGCTG GTTTCTTGgggcggcagcagcggcagcaacATCCAGTTTTCAGAGTCTGTGTCTCCTCCTCACCCAG CACCTTTTGATGCAGAACCCATCTCCTCTGTTCCCACCTACTGCCCATCATGGCAGTTTTCCAGttgcctctcctgtgaggaaagccCCAGCtatctggagcagctgctggattcCTGTCTGCAGACAGAAGCACCTCTAGACCCAGCCTCCAATGCTTGCCAGACAGCCTCACACTACACCTCAGATGCCTTCCAGCCAGTCCCACTCTGCTTTAACCAGGGCCTG gcctgctgctgcacagcctgtggCTCCCAGCATGTGGACGGCAGGGCCCCGCAGTActtctgccccagcacagactgCATGGACTACCTCCCACCCCTGGCTGATGACTTCTTCAGGAGGGATAGGACCTGTGACATCTGCTATAGCTAG
- the POU2AF2 gene encoding POU domain class 2-associating factor 2, whose amino-acid sequence METESEAFAASVATSSGCSLLSPTISNAHFIPSVPADFGKRVYQGVRVKHTVKDLLAEKRSRQSSGSCCSGNTSTPQPPFVQVPGSPPVAGYYGIRRSFTAELDFSNTKQFVSDVYSSPLGSKTFSCDSSASQGYSALLDPYLSDPYGDYRAAPLTAGTSSFFSPSSVPPLLPSFPNDTAHFLLREPWEQASPDSLSQSDSACPDPLQALPASASCLSSHDPGAVSPYRSSGWTQAIPGAQPYPLHPLEDVHYSPSYSATSPYSFSPFMTVASELTSRMSHLSPEQAPETPPFHDTSAWAKEDGSPTWGAYEARRTY is encoded by the exons ATGGAAACAG AAAGTGAGGCATTTGCTGCTTCTGTAGCAACCTCTTCTGGCTGCTCACTGCTTTCACCAACCATTTCTAATGCTCATTTCATCCCCTCAGTGCCTGCAGACTTTGGCAAGCGTGTGTACCAGGGAGTGAGAGTGAAGCACACGGTCAAGGACCTGCTGGCTGAGAAACGAtccaggcagagcagtggctcctgctgcagc GGCAACACCAGCACACCACAGCCACCTTttgtccaagtgccag GCTCACCTCCCGTGGCTGGCTACTATGGCATCAGGAGATCCTTCACAGCTGAGTTGGATTTCTCCAACACAAAGCAATTTGTCAGTGATGTCTACTCGTCCCCTCTAGGCTCCAAGACCTTCTCATGTGATTCCTCAGCCTCTCAGGGTTACTCAGCACTCCTGGACCCGTATCTCAGCGACCCCTATGGGGACTACCGTGCAGCTCCCCTCACAGCTGGTACCAGCTCCTTCTTCAGCCCTTCTTCTGTGCCCCCTCTCCTGCCATCCTTCCCCAATGACACAGCGCACTTCCTACTC AgagagccctgggagcaggccTCACCAGACAGCCTCAGCCAGTCGGACAGTGCCTGCCCAGACCCCCTGCAAGCGCTgcctgccagtgccagctgcctctCCTCACACGACCCCGGAGCTGTTTCCCCATACCGAAGTTCAGGCTGGACCCAAGCCATTCCTGGAGCCCAGCCTTACCCTCTGCATCCTCTGGAAGACGTCCACTACTCCCCCAGCTACTCTGCCACCTCACCCTACTCCTTCTCACCGTTCATGACTGTGGCAAGTGAGCTTACCTCCAGGATGAGCCACCTCTCACCGGAGCAGGCACCAGAGACACCACCCTTTCATGACACCTCTGCTTGGGCAAAAGAGGATGGGAGTCCCACCTGGGGGGCTTATGAAGCCAGGAGAACTTACTGA
- the HINFP gene encoding histone H4 transcription factor translates to MPPSKAGGKGALVLQCEWGVCTYVASKMEEFCEHVAQHLQQHLPGEYRDEVDPLEEYTCLWQECGFCSPESSADLIRHVYFHCYHTKLKQWGLRALQNQSDVSHCQLDFQSRNIIPEIQENFLCLWEYCERSFDNPEWFYRHVEDHSFCSEYKAAGKENHVVFCGWKDCDCSFKGRCKLREHLRSHTQEKVVACPTCGGMFANNTKFFDHIRRQTALDQQRFQCSHCSKRFATERLLRDHMRNHVNHYKCPLCDMTCPLPSSLRNHIRFRHSEERPFKCDYCDYSCKNLIDLRKHLDTHSKEPAYRCEFEACSFTARSLCSIKLHYRKVHEGDSEPRYKCHVCEKCFTRGNNLTVHLRKKHQFKWPSGHPRFRYKEHEDGYMRLQLVRYESVELTEQLLKDREKRGEALDGSAECVVLSEGEGNLQGIILEAPAEAPLVENSCAELPAAPPALPPCPGSSSEPAQQGALPGAAECPEQEPSSLGSPIVRVVSRTNEQGQSETVYYVMASTPSEEQGAAPGGLPMELEENVMDRLQRTAEELGIHIL, encoded by the exons ATGCCTCCCTCCAAGGCCGGCGGCAAGGGGGCCTTGGTGCTGCAGTGCGAGTGGGGGGTGTGCACCTACGTGGCCTCGAAGATGGAGGAGTTCTGCGAACATGTggcccagcacctgcagcagcaccttcccGGAGAGTACCGGGACGAGGTGGACCCTCTCG AGGAATACACGTGCCTGTGGCAGGAATGCGGCTTCTGCTCCCCGGAGAGCTCGGCTGACCTCATTCGCCACGTCTACTTCCACTGCTACCACACCAAGCTGAAGCAGTGGGGGCTGAGGGCCCTGCAGAACCAGTCGGACGTCAGCCATTGCCAGCTGGACTTCCAGAGCCGCAACATCATCCCTGAGATCCAGgagaacttcctctgcctgtgGGAGTACTGTGAG AGATCGTTTGATAATCCTGAGTGGTTCTATCGGCACGTGGAGGATCACAGCTTCTGCTCCGAGTacaaggcagcagggaaggagaaccaTGTGGTCTTCTGTGGCTGGAAAG ACTGCGACTGCAGCTTCAAGGGGCGCTGCAAGCTGCGGGAGCACCTCCGCAGCCACACGCAGGAGAAGGTGGTGGCCTGCCCCACCTGCGGGGGGATGTTCGCCAACAACACCAAGTTCTTCGACCACATCCGCCGCCAGACCGCCCTGGACC agcagaggtttCAGTGCTCTCACTGCTCCAAGAGGTTTGCCACCGAGAGGCTGCTCCGCGACCATATGAGGAACCACG TGAACCATTACAAGTGCCCTCTGTGTGACATgacctgccctctgccctcctccctgcGCAACCACATCCGATTTCGGCACAGCGAGGAGCGCCCCTTCAAGTGCGACTACTGCGACTACAG CTGCAAGAATCTCATTGACCTGAGGAAGCACCTGGACACGCACAGCAAGGAGCCAGCCTATCGCTGCGAGTTTGAGGCTTGCAGCTTCACTGCACGTTCCCTCTGCTCCATCAAGCTGCACTACAGGAAGGTGCACGAg ggtGACTCAGAGCCTCGGTACAAGTGTCATGTCTGTGAGAAGTGCTTCACACGTGGGAACAACCTCACTGTGCACCTCAGGAAGAAGCACCAATTCAAATGGCCCTCAGGGCATCCTCGCTTCAG GTACAAGGAGCACGAGGATGGCTacatgaggctgcagctggtgcgCTACGAGAGCGTGGAGCTGAccgagcagctgctgaaggacaGAGAGAAGCGAGGGGAGGCCCTGGACGGCTCAGCTGAGTGTGTGGTGCTGTCTGAGGGGGAGGGCAACCTGCAGGGCATCATTCTGGAGGCCCCAGCGGAGGCTCCCCTGGTGGAGAACAGTTGTGCCGAGCTGCCGGCCGCCCCGCcggccctgcccccctgccctgggagcagctctgagccagcacagcagggtgccttgccaggagcagcagagtgcccagagcaggagcccagcagcctgggcagccccatCGTGCGTGTGGTGAGCAGGACCAacgagcaggggcagagtgagaCTGTCTATTACGTCATGGCCAGCACGCCCTCcgaggagcagggggcagcacccggcgggctgcccatggagctggaggagaatgTCATGGACCGTCTGCAGAggacagctgaggagctggggatccacatcctgtga